One genomic window of Pecten maximus chromosome 3, xPecMax1.1, whole genome shotgun sequence includes the following:
- the LOC117324008 gene encoding D-beta-hydroxybutyrate dehydrogenase, mitochondrial-like, whose amino-acid sequence MAIWDALDRVDVKVFEVSFLLVLCLLPFSVPCSLWICLVLLLLMYACLIVIRKRKRILLGTKGKSVLITGCDTGFGHHLAKRLDDHGFDVFAGVLSTSSEGASSLRSRKSKRLHVLQLDITSQDDVDKAAKYIESKCGNAGLWGVVNNAGFNIYGDVELVTIDQYKKCMDVNLYGMIRVTKACLPLIRKCKGRVVNISSVKGRYAWPSDSVYHVSKYGVETLTDSLRLEMRKFGVGVSVVAPGSFDAATSCSSPASLTRMKNELEDSWAAASDNVRQAYGRAHIDSLYDGLANNLPGTASSPDPVLTAIEDALINSRPQPRYVVAGSNNLMVDYVAVLAHVYSFLPEWFSDFLLACMTGCDKSHADDKMKRS is encoded by the exons ATGGCTATATGGGATGCCCTGGACCGTGTCGACGTGAAAGTGTTCGAAGTATCGTTTCTCCTGGTGCTTTGTCTACTTCCGTTTTCAGTACCATGCTCGCTGTGGATATGTTTAGTACTGCTTCTATTGATGTACGCATGCCTAATCGTCATACGGAAGCGGAAACGGATCTTATTGGGAACAAAGGGGAAATCAGTGTTAATTACAGGATGTGACACAG GTTTCGGACACCATCTAGCCAAACGATTGGACGATCACGGGTTTGACGTGTTTGCCGGCGTGCTGTCTACATCAAGCGAAGGAGCTTCCAGTTTGAGATCGCGGAAATCAAAACGCTTGCATGTGTTACAACTCGATATCACTTCACAAGATGATGTTGACAAAGCAGCAAAATATATCGAGTCGAAATGTGGGAACGCAG GTCTGTGGGGAGTGGTGAACAACGCCGGATTCAATATCTACGGTGACGTCGAGTTAGTTACCATTGACCAGTACAAGAAATGTATGGATGTCAATCTATACGGCATGATCAGAGTCACCAAAGCCTGTCTGCCACTCATCCGGAAATGCAAAG GACGTGTGGTGAATATATCGAGTGTCAAAGGTCGCTATGCTTGGCCAAGCGATTCTGTGTACCACGTCAGTAAATATGGGGTGGAGACACTGACGGACTCACTCCGACTGGAGATGCGAAAATTCGGGGTAGGCGTATCAGTGGTTGCACCAGGTTCGTTCGATGCAGCAACTTCCTGCAGTAGTCCAGCATCG CTGACGAGAATGAAAAATGAGCTGGAGGACTCCTGGGCTGCTGCCTCCGACAATGTCAGACAGGCGTATGGACGGGCTCACATTGACTCGTTGTATGATGGCCTTGCTAACAACTTGCCTGGAACAGCCTCTTCTCCTGATCCCGTGTTGACCGCTATAGAGGACGCTCTCATCAATTCTCGGCCACAACCGCGATATGTGGTGGCTGGGAGTAATAACCTTATGGTAGATTACGTAGCG GTTTTGGCGCATGTCTACAGTTTTCTGCCAGAATGGTTTTCCGACTTCCTATTGGCATGCATGACCGGTTGTGATAAAAGCCATGCAGATGACAAAATGAAAAGGAGTTAA